The following proteins are co-located in the Bacillus pumilus genome:
- a CDS encoding VOC family protein — protein sequence MKTIEQLRLGVTELHVSNFERSLPFYTDILGFTILEQTDSAVTLGSNAKEPILLLKEDAQLKEKPNHEPGLYHFAVLLPTRKNLGTWLAHVIKKGYPLIGASDHFFSEAIYLSDPDGIGVEIYADRPEDVWVGEHGELKGGGNAPLDGDGLLQEAADSTWEGLPADTVMGHLHFHLNPEEADSFYVNTLGFHIRMAPQASLFIAAGVYHHHLAFNAWGRGRKGAIDPRFSGIRSYTLVFPEEADRQSVVERLTKAGVAVKTTGKSNEFVDPFGVLVRLQIEETDKKEGAEYGQTHRS from the coding sequence TTGAAGACAATTGAGCAGCTAAGATTGGGTGTAACAGAATTACATGTGTCCAACTTTGAGCGTTCTTTACCTTTTTATACAGACATTTTAGGGTTTACTATATTAGAACAGACGGATTCCGCCGTCACTCTTGGCAGCAATGCAAAGGAACCGATCCTTTTGTTAAAAGAAGATGCACAGCTGAAGGAGAAACCTAATCATGAGCCAGGACTTTATCATTTTGCTGTTTTATTACCTACCAGAAAAAACCTGGGCACATGGCTGGCACATGTGATCAAAAAAGGCTATCCTTTAATTGGAGCAAGCGATCACTTTTTCAGTGAAGCCATTTATTTAAGTGATCCTGACGGCATTGGCGTAGAAATTTATGCTGATCGCCCTGAGGACGTTTGGGTAGGTGAGCATGGAGAACTGAAAGGTGGCGGAAATGCACCGCTTGATGGAGATGGTCTCCTGCAAGAAGCCGCTGATTCCACCTGGGAAGGACTCCCTGCTGATACAGTCATGGGACACTTGCATTTCCATCTTAACCCAGAAGAAGCTGATTCCTTTTATGTGAACACGCTCGGTTTTCATATCCGAATGGCTCCCCAAGCAAGTTTATTTATCGCTGCTGGTGTGTACCATCATCACCTTGCCTTTAATGCATGGGGACGCGGGAGAAAAGGAGCCATTGATCCACGTTTTTCAGGAATTAGAAGCTATACACTGGTTTTCCCTGAAGAAGCGGACAGACAATCCGTCGTCGAACGTCTGACAAAAGCAGGCGTTGCTGTCAAAACGACAGGAAAAAGTAACGAATTTGTTGATCCATTTGGCGTTCTCGTTCGTTTACAGATTGAAGAAACAGATAAAAAAGAAGGTGCAGAATATGGACAAACACACAGATCTTAA
- a CDS encoding GTP cyclohydrolase II, producing the protein MDKHTDLKTAILKDKIKRVQQEDGYIYITGPIKLPVNLDGRTVMFNWYSWLKDDGLEPLSDEALIESLSSRELADHQQSSVLVYGDFEHADEAFIRMHSICHTGDIFGSKRCDCGFQLKQSMRMIEDNGAGALFYLANHEGRGIGLFSKAMAYILQENGYDTVEANEALGFEDDTRQYEEAIAVLQTLRTKPVRLITNNPKKTDAISHAGLSLSGRIPLWGDVSEFNEKYLQTKINRSGHMKADQEVHTIATS; encoded by the coding sequence ATGGACAAACACACAGATCTTAAAACAGCCATTTTAAAAGATAAAATCAAACGAGTACAGCAAGAAGACGGATATATATATATCACTGGACCCATTAAACTGCCAGTGAATTTAGACGGCAGAACCGTGATGTTCAACTGGTATTCATGGTTAAAAGACGATGGGTTAGAGCCATTGTCAGATGAAGCTTTAATTGAAAGCCTCTCATCCCGTGAGCTTGCCGATCATCAGCAATCAAGCGTTCTTGTGTATGGGGATTTCGAGCACGCTGATGAAGCCTTTATCCGCATGCATTCCATTTGCCACACTGGCGATATTTTCGGAAGCAAGCGCTGCGACTGCGGTTTCCAATTGAAGCAGTCCATGCGAATGATTGAGGACAATGGAGCAGGTGCCCTGTTTTATTTAGCCAACCATGAAGGGCGCGGCATTGGCCTTTTCAGTAAAGCCATGGCTTACATCCTTCAAGAGAACGGCTATGATACAGTGGAAGCAAATGAAGCGCTTGGTTTCGAAGATGATACGCGTCAATATGAAGAAGCCATTGCCGTTCTTCAAACACTTCGTACAAAGCCAGTAAGACTCATTACCAATAATCCGAAAAAGACAGATGCCATCAGTCATGCAGGTCTTTCTCTTTCTGGACGCATTCCGCTTTGGGGTGACGTCTCTGAATTCAACGAAAAATACTTGCAGACAAAAATTAACCGCTCAGGCCACATGAAGGCGGATCAAGAGGTGCATACGATTGCCACATCATGA
- the ribD gene encoding bifunctional diaminohydroxyphosphoribosylaminopyrimidine deaminase/5-amino-6-(5-phosphoribosylamino)uracil reductase RibD: MPHHERYMNLALENARAMKGQTSPNPLVGAVIVRDNEIVGVGAHMKAGEPHAEIHALKMAGDKAKGATIYVTLEPCSHHGRTGPCAEALVRAGVETVVVAALDPNPLVAGRGIAILQDAGIQVITGVLEQESILMNEVFNHFITKKTPFVTLKAGITLDGKIASVTSDSKWITSEISRYDAHHIRSINDAILVGAQTVIHDDPSLTARIPNGHHPIRIVLDSKLSTPLTAKIVTDQLAPTWIFTTKQADEEKRAALEAAGVSVFMTDGDTRVPLQEVLQVLGERNVSSLMIEGGGQVNASFLEQQLVDKLVIYMAPKLIGGRLSPSFFGGEGIRLMSDAIELDQLAIEQLGKDIKITGYPVYQ; this comes from the coding sequence TTGCCACATCATGAGCGATATATGAATCTAGCCCTAGAAAATGCACGTGCCATGAAAGGACAGACATCACCGAATCCGCTCGTCGGGGCTGTGATTGTCCGCGATAATGAAATTGTTGGAGTCGGTGCTCACATGAAGGCCGGCGAACCACATGCTGAAATTCATGCACTCAAAATGGCGGGAGACAAGGCAAAAGGAGCCACGATTTATGTGACCCTAGAGCCTTGTTCCCACCATGGCCGCACAGGCCCTTGCGCTGAAGCACTTGTCAGAGCCGGTGTCGAAACCGTTGTCGTAGCAGCACTTGATCCGAACCCGCTTGTCGCTGGCCGTGGGATTGCCATTTTACAAGACGCAGGTATCCAAGTCATCACGGGCGTACTTGAACAGGAATCCATTCTCATGAATGAAGTGTTTAACCACTTTATTACGAAAAAAACGCCTTTCGTGACGCTCAAAGCGGGCATCACCCTAGATGGAAAAATTGCTTCTGTTACGTCTGACAGCAAGTGGATTACGTCAGAAATTTCCCGTTATGACGCTCACCACATCCGCAGTATCAATGATGCGATTTTGGTTGGTGCTCAAACCGTCATTCATGACGATCCTTCATTAACCGCGCGGATTCCAAATGGTCATCATCCAATTCGAATTGTCCTAGATTCTAAGCTTTCGACACCACTGACGGCAAAGATCGTCACTGATCAGCTGGCACCTACATGGATTTTTACAACAAAGCAAGCAGATGAGGAAAAACGAGCGGCTTTAGAAGCAGCTGGCGTCAGCGTCTTTATGACAGACGGCGACACGCGAGTGCCTTTACAAGAAGTACTTCAAGTGCTTGGAGAAAGAAATGTCTCCTCCCTCATGATTGAGGGCGGCGGCCAAGTCAACGCCTCATTTTTAGAGCAGCAGCTTGTAGATAAATTGGTCATCTACATGGCACCTAAGCTCATTGGCGGACGACTCTCTCCTTCCTTTTTCGGAGGCGAAGGCATACGCCTCATGAGTGACGCAATTGAACTGGATCAACTCGCCATTGAACAGCTGGGGAAAGATATCAAAATAACTGGCTATCCCGTTTATCAATAA
- the fosM gene encoding FosM family fosfomycin resistance protein has translation MKGINHLLFSVSDLEASIDFYTQVFDATLLVKGKNTAYFDLNGLWLALNVEKDIPRQDIHHSYTHIAFSIDEEDVDHMYHKLKDLNVNILPGRPRDERDQRSIYFTDPDGHKFEYHTGTLKDRIDYYKQEKTHMEFFDKS, from the coding sequence ATGAAAGGAATCAATCATTTATTATTTTCTGTTTCAGATTTAGAGGCATCTATTGATTTTTACACACAAGTTTTTGACGCAACATTATTAGTAAAAGGGAAAAATACAGCTTACTTTGATTTGAACGGGCTATGGCTTGCCCTCAATGTTGAAAAAGATATCCCTCGTCAAGACATACATCACTCTTACACACACATCGCCTTTTCAATTGATGAAGAGGATGTTGATCACATGTATCACAAACTAAAAGATTTGAATGTCAACATCTTACCAGGCCGTCCGAGAGACGAAAGAGATCAGAGATCGATTTACTTCACGGACCCTGACGGACATAAATTTGAGTATCATACAGGAACCTTGAAAGATCGAATAGATTATTACAAACAAGAGAAAACACATATGGAGTTTTTTGATAAATCGTGA
- a CDS encoding polysaccharide deacetylase family protein has product MKKTCMLIAVGLLVLLISGCMGKKEQAEGNQQVVKEEKGQLAKETKQIHQKEATVIDTQNWIEQKEPVELPILMYHSISSGNSLRVPKSEFAAHMKWLRDNDYVTLSPEEAYRVFTTNTKPSEKCVLITFDDGYTDNYTKAFPILKQYGMKATIFMIEQSIGRPHHLTDDQMDEMMAHGLSIESHTIHHLELNRLSKKQQEEELKGSKAFFDQRFSQRTRMVSYPVGRYNEDTLKLAKEAGYQMAVTTEPGHAKKEQGMMSLHRLRISPGLSPESFGRLVEGNS; this is encoded by the coding sequence ATGAAAAAAACATGTATGTTGATTGCGGTTGGTCTTCTGGTGCTGCTCATTTCGGGCTGTATGGGAAAGAAGGAGCAAGCGGAAGGAAACCAGCAAGTAGTCAAAGAGGAAAAGGGTCAATTAGCAAAAGAAACAAAACAGATTCATCAGAAAGAAGCGACTGTGATAGATACACAAAACTGGATTGAGCAAAAGGAGCCGGTTGAGCTTCCGATCTTGATGTATCACAGCATCTCCAGCGGCAACTCATTACGTGTGCCAAAGAGCGAGTTTGCGGCTCATATGAAATGGCTGAGGGACAACGACTATGTCACGCTGTCACCGGAAGAGGCATATCGCGTCTTCACAACAAATACGAAGCCAAGTGAAAAGTGTGTCCTGATTACATTTGACGATGGATATACGGACAACTACACAAAGGCATTTCCGATTTTAAAGCAATATGGGATGAAAGCAACGATTTTTATGATTGAGCAATCCATTGGCCGTCCGCATCACTTAACAGATGATCAAATGGATGAAATGATGGCACATGGACTATCCATTGAGAGTCATACGATTCACCATTTAGAGCTCAATCGTTTATCAAAGAAGCAGCAGGAAGAGGAATTAAAAGGGTCAAAGGCATTCTTTGATCAGCGATTTTCTCAGCGTACGAGAATGGTCAGCTATCCGGTTGGGCGCTATAACGAAGACACGCTGAAGCTGGCGAAGGAAGCTGGATATCAGATGGCTGTCACCACTGAACCAGGACATGCGAAAAAAGAACAAGGCATGATGTCCTTACACCGCCTTCGCATTTCACCGGGACTTTCACCCGAAAGCTTTGGCAGGCTGGTAGAGGGGAATTCGTAG
- a CDS encoding PTS lactose/cellobiose transporter subunit IIA, with translation MQGAAFQIIAHAGEARSHYVEAIRLARADDFEKAQQLIEKGEEAFRSIHHLHLSLIQKEAAGEQLPFSLLLVHAEDQMLTTETIHLLAIEMIEMCKKMNTLSK, from the coding sequence ATGCAGGGAGCAGCCTTTCAAATCATTGCCCATGCAGGTGAGGCGAGAAGCCATTATGTAGAAGCGATTCGTCTCGCAAGAGCAGATGATTTTGAAAAAGCGCAGCAGTTGATCGAAAAAGGGGAGGAAGCGTTTCGAAGCATCCATCACCTGCACTTGTCGCTCATTCAAAAAGAGGCGGCAGGTGAACAGCTTCCCTTTTCTTTACTGCTGGTACATGCAGAAGATCAAATGCTCACAACAGAGACCATTCATCTGCTCGCCATTGAGATGATCGAAATGTGTAAAAAAATGAACACCCTGTCAAAATAG